The following is a genomic window from Staphylococcus capitis subsp. capitis.
CAGTAAAATAATACTAGAGGAGAGTGAGTTTAATGTCTTTAATATCTATGATTATATATTTCGTAATATTAATGGTCATCCCAATGTGGGCTCAACATAAAGTTAAATCTAATTATGAAAAGTATTCACAAGTGAGATCCACTAGTGGTAAAACAGGTAGAGAAGTTGCTGAAGAAATACTACATGCAAATGGTATTTACGATGTAGATGTCGTTAAAGGTGACGGATTCTTAACAGACCACTATGACCCTAGTAAAAAAGTTGTTTGTTTATCTCCTGCAAACTACGATAGACCTTCAGTTGCTGGTACAGCAATTGCAGCCCATGAAGTTGGGCACGCAATTCAACACCAACAAGGTTATGCACCATTAAGATTTAGAAGTGCACTTGTACCACTTGCTAATATCGGTAGTTCTTTAAGTTACATGGTTATCATGTTAGGTATCGTGTTAACTGCTTTCGGAAGTGCATTTGGTTCAACTGCATTATGGATTGGTGCTGGATTAATGTCACTTGCAGTATTATTCTCAATCGTGACATTACCTGTTGAGTTTAATGCTAGTTCAAGAGCAATGAAGCAAATCACTGCTTTAAATATCGTAAATGAGAAAGAATACAAACACGCTAAGAAAGTGTTATCTGCAGCAGCAATGACTTATGTTGCTTCAACAGCAGTAGCGTTAGCTGAACTTGCACGTATCATTTTACTTGCAAGATCAAGCGAATAATTAAATAAATACTTTTTATAAACCTGGTTAAGATTACATGTAGATGTAATACTTACCAGGTTTTTTATTTTCAACATAAATCTACAGTTTCTATTATTGCACTTGAAATGCATCAACTAACAAATTGTAATATACTATATGAGAAACGCATTAAAGGAGAATACC
Proteins encoded in this region:
- a CDS encoding zinc metallopeptidase, translating into MSLISMIIYFVILMVIPMWAQHKVKSNYEKYSQVRSTSGKTGREVAEEILHANGIYDVDVVKGDGFLTDHYDPSKKVVCLSPANYDRPSVAGTAIAAHEVGHAIQHQQGYAPLRFRSALVPLANIGSSLSYMVIMLGIVLTAFGSAFGSTALWIGAGLMSLAVLFSIVTLPVEFNASSRAMKQITALNIVNEKEYKHAKKVLSAAAMTYVASTAVALAELARIILLARSSE